In Setaria viridis chromosome 5, Setaria_viridis_v4.0, whole genome shotgun sequence, the genomic stretch TGGGTGGTTCTACTATCTACTCCCTGCAGTACACACAAACTTGCACTTCTGTCCTTCCTCGCATGGTAGCCTTGTAGGGGAGGGGCAGCGCAgagaggcggaggagaagggcatTGGCAAACCTGGTACGGGGAGAGATGTACGGTGCTGGAGAGAAGGATAATGAGAAGTAGCATGGTAACGCTACTTTTTTTTACACTTATTCTTTGAGTGACGAATAGTTTCAGCAGTCCTTATTAGCATTTTTCTCAAGGACCGATAGcttattaagttttttttttttttgcctttcctAGCAGCTTTAATAAACTGCCAACGACATCATTCTCAGCAAACAAATTACCAGCATTTGTGATAGTAACTAACATAAGCCTAGAAATTCCCCATTTGAAAACACAAAATGTCAGGGGAAATATTATTAATTACTTTTGTAGGTGACAAGCAGTGATTCAAATGTAACAGATTTGAATCACGTAGTACCTCTCCAAGTGAAGCACTGTTTTTTCTTGCTGAGCCAGACCAGCTAGCAGCATGCAGGACAAGGCCAAGGATGATTAGAGGTTGGATTTTCTAGATTATCATGATTGATTGAACATTGTACAGGCATCAATTAGGACTATTAGAGGCTAATTCCAAGGAGTGTCTAATTGCTGGCACACCAGGACTTATATCCATAGATCTGCATATCCTTGACTATGCTCAATATTATATTCTAGTTCGTACCAGTTCTTTCTTAAATACAATCACTGTCATGCTGGCAGCTATGAcgaagcactctaaaatttctcttattATTTATGTTGCTGTAATTTATTCAGTTGAGAGAAGTTGCAATGTCATTCAGCAATGCTTTGACTCTCAATTTCTTTGGTAATGCAGTATTAGCAGCAACATGAAATTTTCATATATATGATCGAAAAACTTAGTAGGGTTGCAAGTCTCACGATTCTCTATGATAAAGACCACGTACACAAGTCAAAACGTACCCTACAACTATCGCAATAGTCCAATTTCAATCTTAAACTACAAAATCAGACACAGAGCTCCCTCCAATTGTTAAAAGTTAAAACATGACAAATTTGGTCCTCTGCTTGGTTTCAAAGGTAGTTTTCCATTTTCAAAGTAGCGTCTAGGGCAAAGCTAAGAATAATTAATAGGTTGGACTTTTCTTGATTATCACAATAGACTGAGCTCCGTACGTGCATCAGTTTGAACTATCACAGGCTTATTTGAAGGAGGGTCTAATTTTTGAAACATCAGGGCTCGTATCAATATACGTGTATATGCTTGACTATGCTCAATATTATATTCTCATTCGTACTAGTCCTATCTTAAGAGCCTATTTGTTTAACCTGCaacttttgagcttttctgaaaagctgttGCTAGCTTTTTGGTTCTGAAAAGTCAACCCTACCTTTTAGAAAACGTGTTTACctttctgagctcaaaaagTTACGGAAAGTTCAGAAAACTGAGCTTTTTAGCTTCGCATATAAACTCGGCTTTTCTGAGCATCTCGCTTTTCGGAAGCTGCACGAGAAATCTGCTGTTTACTTGAGCTTCTGGCTTTTCACTCTAAGAAGCTGCTaggaaactcaaacaaacagtcctagatactactccctccattctcttttgatagtacTATTTCCTCTTGGCACAATGACCAAGGGACACAATTCTACCTATCATCCTACTTATCATCCATTTATTGATACCATTAACTAGTCCTCGTAAACAAGCGATATATTAAGGTCTGGACTTCTTGATGCCCATGTAGCCAATCTCGGTTAGAAGAATAAAAAGTCACACATCAGATCCGAGACAACCATTAAGTGGATGGAATGTTGGATTGAGagaatttttttggaaatataCCGAATCGGAGGGAGTATCACTGTCATGCATGTCATGCATGCTGGCTCCTATATGATCTGGTGTTAATTTAGTTATGTTCCTTTCGTTAGTTGAGAAGAGTTACAATGTAGAAGCTTTCACTCCGAAAATAAACAAGGCCCTTGCCTTTTCGATTGGATGCAGATGCAGTACTGCAGTTGAATGAATTTGTGCGGCCGTAAAAATTAGGGGGTCATGCATACACTGGAAGCAGAAAGTAGAGTCGTGCAGTGACCGGTAGCCTGGAAGATGAGAACGGCTTCCCCTGACCTGAGCGGCCGGCCAACTTTGCATGCTCATTTCTGAGCAGTTTCATGCTGCAACTTTTAGCCATTGGATTTTGTTACGTCTCTTTTTCTAGCTGTTGTCCCGATTCTTAACCTCAGAGCGCCAAACTGATAAAACGGAATTCAGAGAAAGATTGTCCAAGGGTTTTTGGCAGGCTGGCAGGTGACAGCGTTGTTTCTGGCAGCTCGTAGCCGAAACCGTATCGGGAGCGTAGCCGTGGAAAACGGAGTGGGACGGAACGGGAGATGCACGGCGACGAAGACTTACGGGTCCGGTGCGGTCAAGGGCGCGTGCAGCCCCGCGCCAGCGGACGCGGAGATGCCGACCTATACACGCTGACGACATGTGTAGGTTGAGCACACAGGGCTAGCTTATATCATCCTTTACAAAGTTGCACTGGGCACCCAGCCGAGAGAGAGCGAATCAGTACTGACCGCACTCCCATTCCCAATTTACCATGGCAGCAAGGTCGGTAGCTCACTTCGCCCACCCCGCCCACGAGCTCAACCTCACCTCCTACACCCTGCCGCGCTGGTGCGACCTGTGCGGCGACAGGATCAGCACCGGCACCGGATACAGCTGCCGCCCCTGCGACTTCGACGTGCACGAGGACTGCGCCAAGTACCGGGAGACGCTGTGCTGCTTCTTCGCGCACCCGTGGCACGACCTCaccctctcccgcgccgccgccgcctcgtgctgCGACATATGCCGCGAGGATGTCGCCGCGGGCACCTTCGTCTACCGCTGCGCGCCGTGCGGGTTCGCCGTGCACCCGCGGTGCTCGCGGCTGCCGCAGACAGCGCGCAGCGACCTGCACCCGGGCCACGCCCTAACGGCGGTGCCCGCGGTGGGGACGTGCGCGGCGTGCCGCAGGCCCTGCTACGTGTGGGTCTACCGCTGCGGGCCGTGGAAGGTGGACCTCCACATCACGTGCGTGCAGGGCGCGCGCCCATCGTGCGGCAGCAGCGACGccggcgccatcgccggcgatggcgcgggAGACCAACATGGAGCGAGGAAAGACAAGGGGTCCCTGCGTGCGGCGATTGAGAGTCGTCTTCAGGAAATGACAGTGGAAACCATAATCTCGGGAGCGGAAACCATAATCACGACGCTAATTGAGAACCTCTGAGAGTTCGGCTTCATGGAGATAACAAGTTGGGCCAGTCGAGCCCTGAGTCTCGCCACCAAACCCTTCAACAAAATATTAGCTTAATTTACTCCCTTCTCCTATTTAAATCGGATTAATTTTAATCCTCAATCGGGATTCCAACCCAATTTTTCCTACGTGGAGGTAGTTTTGACCGAGTAAAATATCTTTGTACGCCATGTCATCCGTCTCATGTGGAGCTGCGGTGAGTGCATGACGCTGTTGTTCTTGCTCTCTTAAGGACAACATATCCTTGTAGCTATGTCCAACCTGCAAGAATGAAATGCAATCCTACAATCTTGCTGAACAATGGCCTGATTAGTGCCATCATATAGTGCATAACAATGGCCTGATTAGTGCCATCAGTATAGTGCCGAACAATGACCTGATTAGTGCCATCAGTTCAACAATTCAGATATTAAAAAGATGGTCTTATTAGTTGTGCTGCATCGTTTCGCACACAAAGCCTTCAAAGGAAATATGAGTTCATGACATGACCGTTCAGAGTAAAATGGAACGATCGTCACAGTAAATCAGATGCTAGTAACCAAGTGGACCACAAGTCCTGAACTGTTTTGCCACATGACACAACCATTCATAGTAATACGATGACTAACATCCACTTTAATTTTTGTTGTACAACAGCTTTAACACAAACACATCACATTCAATAGAGTTATTTACAAAAGTTCAAAGTACCACAAAAAGCTTCCATCTTTCATAATGCAAGCACGATCAGTTGACTCCTTCAGAGTTGCATATTAAAAATGCTCACTGTAAGTTGACATCTTCAGTTGGCAATATCATCATGTGATTGTGCTCCAGCACCTCTGATACACTTCTGGAACACCATTATAATTATAATGTCATTGCCATCAGTTTAATACATACGAGACAGTAAAACATGGAGTATTATAGTGCCATCGGTTAAACACTTATCGGACAGAAAAAACAAAGCTATCAAAGGGAACAATTATTAGACAGCATAACTGAGCAATTCAGAGTAAAAAGACTCCACTTAAATTATGTTGATCCTCACAATAAGTGTAGCAATAATACAAGCATTCAGTAGAGGGACGCACATAATTTCAAAAtatcacaaaaaaaattgcaacattCAAAAGCTGTCACCGTCAGTTGATAGCTTAATTTTGTTCATCTTTCTAAATGCTATCACTAATTTACCAGCAGTTAGAAGGTTCAGCAAAGAAAGAAGGGCCATATGGGGCAACCATGACATAAGTACGTGAGGTGTCTAGATCACATATACCGAATTGATTTAATTGCAGGAATATCGAACTCTTCGATTTATCTAATGAAGTATGACTAAGTGGACTGACTTACTAGAAGAACTGAAAAGGATGTATTAATTACTACAGTTACTGATGAAACTAAATCTTGGAAGTAGGATGACAAATTCGTGCAAGAATCTAAATATATTCATCATTGCCCTACCCACCATGCAAAGCAATCCTAGATGTTCACAATTCAAACTTGCGGACAAATCGACACTGTAGCGTTCGAATTACTCACCTTGATCCTCTTAGGGTCCACGATTTACCGGCTCCGGTTCGATCTTCCAGTTCTTGCAGAGACGAGGAGCGAACCTTCCGTGAGGGAAGAACAGAACCAAGCAGGGGAGAGATGGCAGCGACGTGATGCGGAACTTTGGCCGGCGGCTCATGTCTCACAGGGGGTTAGTGGCCTGGCTTGGGCGTGCAGGCCGTTTCTAGAGCTGTGCGGCACTGCAACAGATCAGCTCtgcttggaggcttggagctagCCTTTCCACGTTAGACGTCCCTGCTCACGTTACTAGCTGGCCTAATAGATGTCCCTACTGCACGACAAGGTTGGTAAATCGGCTAGCTCAGAGATCAACCACAAGATAATGGATCGTGACCCTCATGTCTTCTTTGCAATCCAGCCCTACTAATTTTTAgcttaaaattatatattatcaCGGTTCGGCTTTTATTGAgtccgatccttaaatttgctaggctaaattagaggacCCTTTACCACTCCTACATACGTACGCACTAGTGATGCATTTGACATGTACACACTGTTACCGCTAGATGGCGCCAGCAATACATTCATTTTTTTATCTATTCGTTCCAATGTTCACTGTCTCATGTATGTGCCATCACACACGTAAAAGCAACTTCTAACGTTAATTAGTTGACGTTTGAGATATTTTCAAAAGTAGTACTACAGAGTAATAAGTATACATATGGGTGGTTCTACTATCTACTCCCTGCAGTACACACAAACTTGCACTTCTATCCTTCCTCGCATGGTAGCCTTGTAGGGGAGGGGCAGCGCAgagaggcggaggagaagggcatTGGCAAACCTGGTACGGGGAGAGATGTACGGTGCTGGAGAGAAGGATAATGAGAAGTAGCATGGTAACGCTACTTTTTTTTACACTTATTCTTTGAGTGACGAATAGTTTCAGCAGTCCTTATTAGCATTTTTCTCAAGGACCGATAGcttattaagttttttttttttgcctttcctAGCAGCTTTAATAAACTGCCAACGACATCATTCTCAGCAAACAAATTACCAGCATTTGTGATAGTAACTAACATAAGCCTAGAAATTCCCCATTTGAAAACACAAAATGTCAGGGGAAATATTATTAATTACTTTTGTAGGTGACAAGCAGTGATTCAAATGTAACAGATTTGAATCACGTAGTACCTCTCCAAGTGAAGCACTGTTTTTTCTTGCTGAGCCAGACCAGCTAGCAGCATGCAGGACAAGGCCAAGGATGATTAGAGGTTGGATTTTCTAGATTATCATGATTGATTGAACATTGTACAGGCATCAATTAGGACTATTAGAGGCTAATTCCAAGGAGTGTCTAATTGCTGGCACACCAGGACTTATATCCATAGATCTGCATATCCTTGACTATGCTCAATATTATATTCTAGTTCGTACCAGTTCTTTCTTAAATACAATCACTGTCATGCTGGCAGCTATGAcgaagcactctaaaatttctcttattATTTATGTTGCTGTAATTTATTCAGTTGAGAGAAGTTGCAATGTCATTCAGCAATGCTTTGACTCTCAATTTCTTTGGTAATGCAGTATTAGCAGCAACATGAAATTTTCATATATATGATCGAAAAACTTAGTAGGGTTGCAAGTCTCACGATTCTCTATGATAAAGACCACGTACACAAGTCAAAACGTACCCTACAACTATCGCAATAGTCCAATTTCAATCTTAAACTACAAAATCAGACACAGAGCTCCCTCCAATTGTTAAAAGTTAAAACATGACAAATTTGGTCCTCTGCTTGGTTTCAAAGGTAGTTTTCCATTTTCAAAGTAGCGTCTAGGGCAAAGCTAAGAATAATTAATAGGTTGGACTTTTCTTGATTATCACAATAGACTGAGCTCCGTACGTGCATCAGTTTGAACTATCACAGGCTTATTTGAAGGAGGGTCTAATTTTTGAAACATCAGGGCTCGTATCAATATACGTGTATATGCTTGACTATGCTCAATATTATATTCTCATTCGTACTAGTCCTATCTTAAGAGCCTATTTGTTTAACCTGCaacttttgagcttttctgaaaagctgttGCTAGCTTTTTGGTTCTGAAAAGTCAACCCTACCTTTTAGAAAACGTGTTTACctttctgagctcaaaaagTTACGGAAAGTTCAGAAAACTGAGCTTTTTAGCTTCGCATATAAACTCGGCTTTTCTGAGCATCTCGCTTTTCGGAAGCTGCACGAGAAATCTGCTGTTTACTTGAGCTTCTGGCTTTTCACTCTAAGAAGCTGCTaggaaactcaaacaaacagtcctagatactactccctccattctcttttgatagtacTATTTCCTCTTGGCACAATGACCAAGGGACACAATTCTACCTATCATCCTACTTATCATCCATTTATTGATACCATTAACTAGTCCTCGTAAACAAGCGATATATTAAGGTCTGGACTTCTTGATGCCCATGTAGCCAATCTCGGTTAGAAGAATAAAAAGTCACACATCAGATCCGAGACAACCATTAAGTGGATGGAATGTTGGATTGAGagaatttttttggaaatataCCGAATCGGAGGGAGTATCACTGTCATGCATGTCATGCATGCTGGCTCCTATATGATCTGGTGTTAATTTAGTTATGTTCCTTTCGTTAGTTGAGAA encodes the following:
- the LOC117856354 gene encoding uncharacterized protein, which produces MAARSVAHFAHPAHELNLTSYTLPRWCDLCGDRISTGTGYSCRPCDFDVHEDCAKYRETLCCFFAHPWHDLTLSRAAAASCCDICREDVAAGTFVYRCAPCGFAVHPRCSRLPQTARSDLHPGHALTAVPAVGTCAACRRPCYVWVYRCGPWKVDLHITCVQGARPSCGSSDAGAIAGDGAGDQHGARKDKGSLRAAIESRLQEMTVETIISGAETIITTLIENL